TCGAGGCCGCGGTCGGTCGGCGCGGAACGGACCGCGAGCCGGTCCAGCGGCAGCTCCAACTCCTCCGCCGCGATCTGCGCGAGGGCGGTGTGGATCCCCTGCCCCATCTCGACCTTCGCGAGGTACAGCGTCACGCCGGCGGTCGTGACCTCGATCCACGCGTCGGGTGGCGCCTCGATCCCGCCGGGCGGGGCGGCACCGTCCAGCGCCCGCGCGATCGCGAGGCGGCCGGCCGGCACCCCGAAGCGCCACCCGACCCACGCCCCGACCCCGACGACGGCCGTCCCGATCAGGAAGCCGCGGCGCGTGACGCGGGGGCCGCGTCGGGGACTCACGCGCCCTCCGCGTCGGAGCGGACGCGGGCGGCGGCGTCGCGCACCGCGCGGCGGAGGCGGGCGTACGTCCCGCAGCGGCACAGGTTCGCGTCCAGCCCGGCGATCAGGGACGCGTCGTCCACGCCCGGATCGGACTCGAGCGCGGCGGTGACCTGCATCTGCCAGCCGGACATGCACCACCCGCACTGCGGCACCTGGTGCTCGAGCAACGCCGCGCGGACGTGCGCCGCGACGCTGCCCGGCTCGGGCGGGGCGTCGACGGTGCGGACCTCGCGGCCCGCCACGACCGAGAGGGGGGTCTGGCACGACCGGACGGGGGCGCCGTCCAGCATCACGGTGCAGCTGCCGCAGATGCCCGCCCCGCACCCGTAGCGGGTCCCGGGCAGCGCCAGGTCGTCGCGGAGCACCCACAGGAGCGGTTCGTCGTCGGGGGCGTCGACCTGGACGGGTCGACCGTTCACGCGGAGCTCGGTCATGGGAGGAGCGTACGACGGCGGCCGGCGGGAGGACCGCAAGCGGGCGCACGACGCGGCGGGCTACGATGCCGCGCATGACCCCCGACGACGTTCGGACCGCGGCGGCGCGCCTCGCGGGACGCATCCACCGCACGCCGCTGCTGCCCCTCGCC
The nucleotide sequence above comes from Trueperaceae bacterium. Encoded proteins:
- a CDS encoding 2Fe-2S iron-sulfur cluster-binding protein, translating into MTELRVNGRPVQVDAPDDEPLLWVLRDDLALPGTRYGCGAGICGSCTVMLDGAPVRSCQTPLSVVAGREVRTVDAPPEPGSVAAHVRAALLEHQVPQCGWCMSGWQMQVTAALESDPGVDDASLIAGLDANLCRCGTYARLRRAVRDAAARVRSDAEGA